In Mangifera indica cultivar Alphonso chromosome 1, CATAS_Mindica_2.1, whole genome shotgun sequence, a single genomic region encodes these proteins:
- the LOC123210469 gene encoding 8-hydroxygeraniol dehydrogenase-like, with the protein MSPEDQHPVKAFGWAATDPSGHLSPFKFSRRETGDEDVRFKVLYCGVCHSDLHSVKNEWGNSIYPLLPGHEIVGEVTEVGSKVEKVKVGDKVGVGCLVGACHSCDSCVNDLENYCSKFILTYNGIDTDGTITYGGYSDHMVANQRYVVVFPDNMPLAAGAPLLCAGITVYSPLKYFGFAEPGKHIAIVGLGGLGHVAIKFAKAFGAKVTVISTSPSKMKEALEHLGADSFLVSREPEQMQAAMGTLDGIIDTVSAVHPLLPLLGLLKPNGKLVTVGAPEKPLELPVFPLIMGRKSVAGSGIGGMKETQEMIDFAAKHNIAADIEVISMDYVNTAMERLAKADVRYRFVIDIGNTLATTKP; encoded by the exons ATGTCACCGGAAGATCAACACCCTGTTAAGGCTTTTGGATGGGCAGCGACTGACCCTTCTGGCCATCTCTCTCCCTTCAAGTTCTCTAGGAG GGAAACAGGTGATGAAGACGTGAGGTTTAAGGTGTTATATTGTGGAGTATGCCACTCTGATCTTCACAGTGTCAAAAATGAATGGGGCAACTCCATTTACCCTTTGCTTCCTGG ACATGAAATTGTTGGAGAAGTGACAGAAGTGGGTAGCAAAGTGGAGAAAGTTAAAGTAGGAGATAAAGTTGGTGTTGGATGCTTGGTGGGTGCATGCCACTCCTGCGATAGTTGTGTCAATGATCTTGAAAACTACTGTTCAAAATTCATTCTCACCTACAATGGCATTGACACCGATGGGACAATCACATATGGGGGCTACTCCGATCATATGGTCGCCAATCAACGCTACGTTGTTGTGTTCCCTGACAACATGCCACTTGCTGCTGGCGCTCCTTTACTCTGTGCTGGGATCACTGTTTATAGTCCATTGAAATATTTTGGATTTGCTGAACCGGGGAAGCACATCGCCATCGTTGGCCTCGGTGGGCTTGGCCATGTGGCTATTAAATTTGCCAAGGCTTTTGGAGCTAAGGTGACAGTAATTAGCACCTCTCCAAGCAAGATGAAAGAAGCTTTGGAACATCTCGGTGCTGATTCATTTTTGGTCAGCCGTGAACCTGAGCAAATGCAG GCTGCCATGGGTACATTGGATGGTATTATTGATACGGTGTCTGCAGTCCATCCACTTTTGCCATTACTCGGTCTATTGAAGCCCAATGGAAAGCTTGTTACGGTTGGTGCCCCAGAAAAGCCTCTAGAGTTGCCTGTCTTTCCTCTAATTATGG GAAGGAAGAGTGTGGCTGGGAGTGGGATTGGAGGAATGAAAGAGACCCAAGAGATGATTGATTTTGCAGCAAAACACAACATAGCAGCTGATATTGAAGTTATTTCAATGGATTATGTGAACACGGCAATGGAGAGACTCGCCAAAGCTGATGTTAGATACCGATTTGTCATTGATATTGGGAACACCTTGGCAACTACCAAGCCTTGA
- the LOC123195723 gene encoding homogentisate 1,2-dioxygenase-like, translating to MEKNQSSSEAKIRRSDFSDLAYESGFGNSFSSEAIDGALPRGQNNPLLCPYGLYAEQLSGTSFTCPRKLNQRSWLYRIRPSVTHEPFKSRVPAHGRLVSEFDKSNSSTTPTQLRWRPVDIPDLPTDFIDGLYTVCGAGSSFLRHGYAIHMYTANKSMENSAFCNADGDFLVVPQKGRLWITTECGRLQVSPGEIAVLPQGFRFDVSLPDGPSRGYVAEIFGAHFQLPDLGPIGANGLAAPRDFLVPKAWYEDKSSPGYTIVQKFGGELFTAKQDFSPFNVVAWHGNYVPYKYDLSKFCPYNTVLVDHGDPSINTVLTAPTDKPGVALLDFVIFPPRWLVAEHTFRPPYYHRNCMSEFMGLIYGGYEAKADGFLPGGASLHSCMTPHGPDTKTFEATVARGDEAAPYKITDTMAFMFESCLIPRICPWALESPSLDQDYYQCWTRLRSHFSGKATDNRSVEESRNGHH from the exons ATGGAGAAGAACCAATCATCCTCCGAGGCCAAAATTAGACGCTCTGATTTTTCTGATCTCGCGTATGAATCAGGATTCGGCAACTCTTTCTCCTCCGAGGCCATCGACGGTGCTCTGCCACGTGGACAGAATAATCCTCTCCTTTGCCCTTACGGTCTCTATGCCGAACAGCTTTCCGGCACTTCCTTTACTTGTCCTCGCAAGCTCAATCAACGCAG CTGGTTATACAGGATAAGGCCATCAGTTACACATGAACCATTCAAGTCTAGAGTGCCAGCTCATGGAAGGCTTGTGAGTGAATTTGACAAATCTAACAGTTCTACTACTCCGACTCAGTTACGGTGGAGGCCAGTGGATATTCCTGATTTGCCGACTGATTTCATAGATGGACTGTACACGGTATGTGGGGCTGGCAGTTCTTTTCTTCGGCATGGATACGCTATTCACAT GTACACTGCCAACAAATCAATGGAAAATTCTGCCTTCTGCAATGCAGATGGTGACTTTTTGGTTGTTCCCCAAAAAGGAA GGCTGTGGATTACCACTGAATGTGGACGATTACAAGTCTCTCCTGGTGAAATTGCTGTTTTACCCCAAGGCTTTCGCTTTGATGTAAGTTTACCGGATGGCCCATCACGTGGTTATGTTGCAGAGATTTTTGGTGCTCATTTTCAGCTTCCTGATCTTGGACCAATAG GAGCTAATGGTCTGGCTGCACCAAGAGACTTCCTTGTTCCAAAAGCATGGTATGAAGATAAATCCTCTCCAGGATATACGATTGTGCAGAAGTTTGGCGGAGAATTGTTTACTGCAAAACAAGATTTTTCTCCTTTCAATGTAGTTGCTTGGCATGGTAATTATGTGCCTTATAAG TATGATCTCAGTAAGTTCTGCCCCTATAATACTGTCTTAGTTGATCATGGTGATCCATCTATAAATACAG TTCTGACAGCACCAACAGATAAACCTGGTGTGGCGTTGCttgattttgtcattttccCTCCTAGGTGGTTGGTGGCTGAGCATACATTCCGACCTCCTTATTACCATCGTAATTGCATGAGTGAGTTTATGGGCCTGATATATGGTGGATAtgag gCCAAAGCAGATGGGTTTCTTCCCGGTGGTGCAAGCCTTCACAGCTGTATGACTCCCCATGGTCCTGATACCAAGACATTCGAG GCCACTGTTGCTCGCGGAGATGAGGCAGCACCATATAAAATCACTGATACCATGGCCTTTATGTTTGAATCATGTTTAATTCCCAGAATCTGCCCATGGGCTCTTGAATCTCCCTCCTTGGATCAAGATTATTACCAGTGCTGGACTAGGTTAAGATCCCATTTCTCTGGTAAAGCAACTGATAACAGAAGTGTTGAGGAGAGCCGGAACGGACACCATTGA
- the LOC123213947 gene encoding basic leucine zipper 61-like: protein MAQLPPKPHNWTSFPHQRLPSTSSFMSNSHHSNHPLANIATMTLNTSQNSNQPSWVDEFLDFSSVRRGAHRRSISDSVAFLDPPLVEECRNSNNVMNNMPETNCFDRLDDEQLMSMFSDDIATNVPPTASSSNPSTPSDENSNNEEKTTQIDQQQQPKDEPREVESSCKTEQQPTQPPPTSNGDTIIDPKRVKRILANRQSAQRSRVRKLQYISELERSVTTLQTEVSALSPRVAFLDHQRLILNVDNSTLKQRIAALAQDKIFKDAHQAALKKEIERLRQVYHQQNLKKMNNNNSTNTNTNNAAMPPPQQQPPSQQPQPVNTDAMACTNN, encoded by the exons ATGGCGCAATTGCCTCCTAAACCCCATAATTGGACTTCTTTTCCTCACCAAAGATTGCCTTCAACCTCCTCTTTTATGTCTAACAGCCATCACTCTAATCATCCTCTCGCTAACATTGCCACTATGACGTTAAATACTAGCCAAAACAGCAATCAACCCTCGTGGGTTGATGAGTTTCTGGACTTCTCCTCCGTCCGCCGCGGCGCCCACCGTCGATCCATAAGCGACTCCGTTGCTTTCCTCGACCCCCCGTTGGTCGAAGAATGCAGAAATTCTAATAATGTCATGAACAACATGCCTGAAACCAACTGCTTCGATCGTCTTGATGATGAGCAACTCATGTCTATGTTCTCTGACGATATAGCAACTAATGTTCCCCCCACTGCCTCCTCCTCTAATCCCTCCACGCCTTCCGATGAAAACAGCAACAATGAAGAGAAAACAACACAAATAGATCAGCAACAGCAGCCCAAGGACGAGCCTAGAGAGGTGGAGAGCTCTTGCAAAACTGAACAGCAACCAACTCAACCTCCTCCCACCTCTAACGGTGACACCATCATCGATCCAAAGCGAGTCAAGAG AATTCTGGCAAATCGTCAATCAGCTCAGAGATCAAGAGTGAGAAAGTTGCAATATATTTCAGAGCTTGAAAGAAGCGTGACAACATTGCAG ACCGAAGTATCGGCATTGTCCCCAAGAGTTGCATTTTTGGATCATCAAAGGTTGATTCTGAATGTCGACAACAGTACCTTGAAGCAGCGGATTGCAGCTTTGGCTCAAGACAAGATCTTCAAAGATG CTCATCAGGCGGCTCTTAAGAAAGAAATAGAGAGACTAAGGCAAGTTTATCATCAACAAAACCTCAAGAAAAtgaacaacaacaacagcacCAACACCAACACCAACAATGCTGCAATGCCGCCACCGCAACAACAACCACCGTCACAGCAGCCGCAGCCGGTGAACACTGACGCCATGGCGTGTACGAACAATTAA
- the LOC123227349 gene encoding glutamate receptor 2.8-like, with amino-acid sequence MNLSFLSFWLFELIFILTTIEAAADVENNHVKRIIGAIVDNTSRIGKEQIVAMEMAVDDFNGDRNHSLVLQVRTSMREPLQAALAARDLINTQEVEAILGPQTWEETSVVAEVASNDQIPVLSFGDATPNWAAEKWPFLLEASSNQYAQMKAIAAIAQSWEWHQVTVIYEDVGSSATGIIPHLSDALREVGAEISHVLALPPFIINSSRLTKELHKLKSRPCRVFVVHLPLPLAENLFERAKKMKMMQKDYIWITTDSFTSVVHSINGATISSLMQGIIGVRSYIPEDNPQFQDFSKRFHKRFGSEYPEESNHEPGVFAVQAYDAVRSVASAMRESNKKGNNQTLLQRILLTDFFGLTGKVQFINQKLAPARIYQIINLVGRSYRELGFWTDGLDFSETIDNSTAYNSSLKDLGQVVWPGAPLYTPKGWTEPATSEEPLRIGVPVGSEFKEYVNVAYDEQGNVSGFDGFSIQLFKAVVEFLPFHLPYNFFPFNGSYDDLVRQISLKKFDAVVGDVAIVSKRCKYADFTHPYTESGLVMIVPVQKSSNKALLFMKPFTKAMWILTVIVSTYNGFVVWLIERNHWPELTGSAVHQTGTFLWLSFSTLFSLNGERLHSNLSRMTMAVWLFVALIISQTYTANLASILTVQGTEPTIDDIESLKNSNANVGYSNVSFVRSYLIDVLNFKGENLKGYSSLQDYANDLKTREIGAIFLEVAVAKIFLARYCKSFTTVGPTYKVGGLGFAFPKGSPLLPSVIEALLKVSESGKLRELEMSMITDVDCIEVDLDDDISSLSLNSFWVLFVLTGATSTVALIIYATHIPWRLHLNLLVHTKIMTLILTFLGRWGISKQRFCRKVSRLGTLPTSQNEDEAVTPSSLSIEKS; translated from the exons ATGAATCTTAGTTTCTTGTCTTTCTGGCTCTTCGAGTTGATATTCATATTAACAACTATTGAAGCTGCTGCTGATGTTGAAAACAACCATGTTAAGCGCATTATCGGTGCCATTGTTGACAACACTTCTCGTATTGGTAAAGAACAGATTGTAGCTATGGAGATGGCGGTGGACGATTTCAATGGCGACAGGAATCACAGTCTGGTTCTGCAAGTAAGAACCTCCATGAGAGAACCTCTTCAAGCTGCCCTTGCAg CAAGGGATCTTATCAACACACAAGAAGTTGAAGCGATTCTTGGACCACAGACATGGGAAGAAACATCAGTGGTTGCGGAGGTAGCCAGCAACGATCAGATTCCAGTTCTTTCTTTTGGTGATGCAACTCCCAACTGGGCTGCAGAAAAGTGGCCTTTTCTACTTGAAGCGTCATCAAACCAGTATGCGCAAATGAAAGCCATAGCTGCAATTGCGCAGTCCTGGGAATGGCACCAGGTAACTGTAATCTATGAAGATGTAGGTTCTTCGGCTACCGGAATCATACCTCATCTCTCCGATGCCTTACGAGAAGTAGGAGCAGAAATTAGCCATGTTCTTGCTCTACCACCTTTTATAATCAATTCATCTAGATTGACCAAAGAGCTCCACAAGCTTAAAAGTAGGCCATGTAGAGTGTTTGTGGTTCATTTACCCTTGCCATTAGCCGAAAATCTATTCGAAAGGgcgaagaagatgaagatgatgcaGAAAGACTATATTTGGATAACTACAGACTCCTTTACGAGTGTTGTGCATTCTATCAATGGCGCCACCATCTCCTCGTTGATGCAAGGAATTATCGGAGTTCGGAGCTACATTCCTGAAGACAACCCACAGTTTCAGGATTTCTCCAAGAGATTTCACAAACGATTTGGCTCAGAGTATCCTGAGGAAAGTAACCACGAGCCTGGAGTTTTTGCGGTGCAAGCATATGATGCCGTGCGGTCAGTGGCTTCAGCAATGAGAGAAAGCAACAAGAAGGGAAATAACCAAACGTTGTTACAGAGAATTTTGCTTACTGACTTCTTCGGTTTAACAGGAAAGGTTCAATTCATCAACCAGAAGTTGGCTCCAGCTCGCATATATCAAATCATTAATCTAGTTGGAAGGAGTTACAGAGAACTTGGATTCTGGACAGACGGATTAGATTTCTCTGAGACAATCGATAATTCTACCGCTTATAACTCTTCCCTGAAAGATTTGGGGCAAGTTGTTTGGCCTGGGGCTCCTTTGTATACCCCAAAAGGATGGACAGAACCAGCAACCAGTGAAGAACCATTGAGAATCGGCGTGCCTGTGGGAAGCGAATTCAAAGAGTATGTGAATGTTGCATATGATGAGCAGGGAAATGTCAGTGGCTTCGATGGATTTTCCATTCAGCTTTTCAAAGCAGTAGTGGAGTTCTTGCCGTTCCATTTGCCGTACAATTTTTTCCCCTTCAATGGCTCATATGATGATTTAGTAAGACAAATTTCCTTGAAG AAGTTTGATGCAGTAGTTGGGGATGTAGCAATAGTGTCGAAGAGATGCAAGTATGCAGACTTCACACATCCATATACAGAATCAGGATTGGTGATGATAGTCCCAGTTCAGAAATCAAGCAACAAAGCATTGTTATTCATGAAGCCCTTTACAAAGGCGATGTGGATTTTAACAGTAATCGTCAGCACCTACAATGGCTTTGTGGTATGGCTGATAGAGAGAAATCACTGGCCTGAGCTAACAGGCTCTGCAGTCCATCAAACGGGAACCTTTCTGTGGTTATCCTTCAGCACACTTTTCTCCTTAAATG gCGAAAGACTACACAGCAATCTGTCGAGGATGACGATGGCGGTGTGGCTGTTTGTGGCACTAATCATAAGCCAGACTTACACTGCGAATCTCGCCAGCATACTCACCGTGCAAGGCACGGAGCCAACAATTGATGACATCGAATCCTTGAAGAATAGCAATGCAAACGTTGGTTACTCTAATGTATCTTTCGTCAGAAGTTATTTGATCGACGTGTTGAACTTCAAAGGAGAAAACCTAAAGGGTTATTCGTCTCTTCAAGATTACGCCAACGACCTTAAAACCAGAGAGATTGGAGCAATATTTCTTGAAGTTGCAGTGGCCAAAATCTTCCTGGCAAGATACTGCAAAAGCTTCACCACAGTTGGACCTACCTACAAAGTTGGAGGCCTTGGATTC GCATTTCCGAAGGGATCTCCATTGCTGCCTAGCGTGATTGAAGCACTGCTGAAGGTATCCGAAAGCGGGAAGCTGAGAGAACTAGAGATGAGCATGATTACAGATGTGGACTGTATAGAGGTGGATTTGGACGATGACATTTCGAGCCTCAGCCTCAACAGTTTCTGGGTATTGTTTGTACTGACCGGAGCCACTTCAACGGTTGCTCTCATAATTTACGCCACTCACATCCCCTGGAGACTTCACCTAAATTTGCTGGTGCATACAAAAATTATGACGCTGATTTTGACTTTCTTGGGGCGTTGGGGGATTTCTAAACAGCGATTCTGTAGAAAAGTTAGCCGCTTGGGCACTCTTCCAACCTCTCAGAACGAAGATGAAGCGGTGACTCCAAGCAGTTTGAGCATTGAAAAATCATAG